A genomic region of Pyrus communis chromosome 14, drPyrComm1.1, whole genome shotgun sequence contains the following coding sequences:
- the LOC137714375 gene encoding uncharacterized protein, translating into MMDEEDLALHDIKGNTALSFAAAAGIVEIAEILIRKNRFLPTIPSGEGMTPLYMAILCLDSLKWHYLAMKLLQDDRTLARARKGDNKTALHVLARKCSEFSDQSTSGMGNRLMKTFKVLTGVKGPYKRNLKQTQALKLVECLWKEMLKCDDDEVMRLIREPSELLFDVAKIGYYEFLSVLIDSYPELLLEYDDNNLTIFHIAVFHRHASLFNLAHETGSIKDIIETFTDDENNNILHLAEKLAP; encoded by the exons ATGATGGATGAAGAAGACTTGGCACTTCATGACATTAAAGGAAATACGGCACTGAGCTTTGCCGCTGCAGCTGGAATTGTAGAAATTGCCGAAATTTTGATACGAAAAAATAGGTTCTTGCCAACAATTCCAAGTGGCGAAGGAATGACACCACTTTATATGGCTATACTTTGTTTGGACAGTTTGAAATGGCATT ATTTAGCTATGAAGTTGCTACAAGATGATAGAACATTAGCAAGGGCCCGTAAAGGCGACAATAAAACGGCATTGCATGTCTTAGCTCGAAAGTGTTCAGAGTTTAGTGACCAAAGTACTTCAGGAATGGGCAACAGACTTATGAAAACAT TTAAAGTACTCACAGGCGTGAAGGGTCCTTACAAAAGAAACTTGAAGCAAACTCAAGCCCTGAAACTAGTCGAATGCCTTTGGAAAGAAATGTTGAAATGTGACGACGACGAAGTCATGCGTCTGATAAGAGAGCCTTCTGAATTACTATTTGACGTAGCGAAAATAGGATATTATGAATTCTTATCTGTGCTTATTGACTCTTATCCTGAATTGCTATTGGAATATGATGACAACAATCTAACTATCTTCCATATTGCAGTCTTTCATCGTCATGCAAGTCTCTTCAATCTAGCGCATGAGACAGGCTCCATCAAAGATATCATAGAAACATTTACTGATGATGAGAATAACAACATTCTACATCTAGCTGAAAAATTGGCACCTTAA